Proteins encoded in a region of the Mucilaginibacter sabulilitoris genome:
- a CDS encoding AraC family transcriptional regulator, with product MKVHQHTFFELVYIIEGEGIHNINGNDLRYGPGSLYLLSPMMTHHFTVDQLTSFIFVRFNNIYLKGVLDKGDRRKSGTWAKKLDYIFQSKQDQGDIIKNERDKPLTAAIVDAIVAEYELGQAMQQEVVEQLINTLITIVARNITVKCDAKTGGDVVALQIVNYIHLNVYDPEKLKAEIIAEHFNISSNYISEYFKKQTGENLQQFIINYKLSLAETRLRYSNMRLNEIAFELGFTDESHLTKTFKKYKGESPAQFKKNIRANIAPVNLQVS from the coding sequence ATGAAAGTCCATCAGCACACGTTTTTTGAGCTGGTTTATATTATCGAAGGTGAGGGCATACACAACATTAATGGTAACGATTTAAGATATGGGCCCGGCAGCCTGTATTTACTGAGCCCCATGATGACACATCATTTTACGGTAGATCAGCTTACTTCCTTTATTTTCGTACGCTTTAACAACATTTATCTTAAAGGGGTACTTGATAAAGGCGACCGGCGAAAATCCGGGACCTGGGCCAAAAAGCTCGATTATATTTTTCAGAGCAAGCAAGATCAGGGAGATATTATTAAAAATGAAAGGGATAAACCACTTACTGCGGCTATTGTAGATGCCATTGTTGCCGAGTACGAACTTGGACAAGCAATGCAACAAGAAGTGGTAGAACAGCTCATTAATACCCTCATCACTATTGTAGCCCGAAACATTACCGTTAAATGCGATGCCAAAACAGGCGGCGATGTTGTTGCACTCCAGATTGTAAACTACATACACCTGAATGTTTATGATCCCGAGAAACTGAAAGCAGAAATCATTGCCGAACATTTTAATATCTCCTCAAACTACATCAGCGAGTATTTTAAAAAACAAACCGGCGAAAACCTGCAGCAATTTATCATCAATTATAAACTCTCCCTTGCCGAAACCCGGCTGCGCTACAGTAATATGCGATTAAACGAAATTGCTTTTGAACTTGGCTTTACCGATGAAAGCCACCTTACCAAAACGTTTAAGAAATACAAAGGAGAATCGCCCGCGCAGTTTAAAAAGAATATCAGGGCAAATATTGCGCCTGTTAACCTTCAGGTCTCTTAG
- the purD gene encoding phosphoribosylamine--glycine ligase, with product MNILILGSGGRESAFAWKIAQSPKCQNLFIAPGNAGTQQYGTNVNLKVTDFTGIKAFVLSNAINLVLVGPEEPLVKGVHDFFLADEQLKNIPVVGPQQEAAQLEGSKDFSKQFMQKHNIPTAAYKTFTKDTLQEGLTYLATAGLPVVLKADGLAAGKGVLICLTLEEAQLELTQMLAEAKFGEASSRVVVEQFLQGIELSVFVMTDGNNYKILPEAKDYKRIGEGDTGLNTGGMGSVSPVPFADAAYMKKVEEKVIIPTIEGLKKDNIPYKGFIFIGLMNSDGEPWVIEYNCRMGDPETESVMRRIDSDFVDLLLGVADGNLNEKELTISPKTAATVVMVAGGYPGEYLKNKVITGTENVRESIVFHAGTGNDGENVITTGGRVLAITTLQDDMFKALQQATADASRIYYDGMYFRRDIGFDLL from the coding sequence ATGAATATCCTGATCCTCGGTTCGGGCGGAAGGGAAAGCGCCTTCGCCTGGAAAATAGCTCAAAGCCCTAAATGCCAGAACTTGTTTATTGCCCCGGGCAACGCCGGCACACAGCAATATGGCACCAACGTTAACCTCAAAGTTACCGACTTTACAGGCATTAAGGCCTTTGTATTAAGCAATGCTATTAACCTGGTATTGGTTGGCCCCGAAGAACCGCTGGTAAAGGGCGTACATGATTTTTTTCTGGCCGATGAGCAGTTGAAAAACATCCCGGTTGTAGGGCCGCAGCAGGAAGCCGCCCAGCTTGAGGGCAGCAAGGATTTCTCTAAACAGTTTATGCAAAAGCATAACATACCTACCGCTGCTTATAAAACTTTCACTAAAGATACTTTACAGGAGGGACTTACCTACCTGGCTACGGCGGGTTTGCCGGTTGTATTAAAGGCAGACGGCCTGGCGGCGGGCAAAGGCGTACTGATATGCCTTACCCTTGAGGAGGCCCAGCTTGAGCTTACCCAGATGCTTGCAGAAGCCAAATTTGGCGAAGCCAGCTCACGCGTGGTTGTTGAACAATTTTTACAAGGCATTGAGCTTTCGGTTTTTGTAATGACCGATGGTAACAACTATAAAATATTACCCGAAGCCAAAGATTACAAACGCATTGGCGAAGGCGATACTGGCTTAAATACCGGTGGCATGGGTTCCGTTTCGCCGGTGCCATTTGCCGATGCTGCCTATATGAAAAAGGTAGAAGAAAAAGTAATTATCCCTACCATTGAAGGTTTAAAAAAGGACAATATCCCATATAAAGGGTTCATTTTTATTGGCCTGATGAACAGCGATGGAGAACCATGGGTAATTGAATACAACTGCCGCATGGGCGATCCGGAAACAGAGAGTGTTATGCGCCGTATCGATTCAGACTTTGTTGACCTGTTGTTAGGTGTTGCTGATGGCAATCTGAACGAAAAGGAATTAACCATTAGTCCTAAAACCGCAGCTACCGTGGTGATGGTTGCAGGCGGTTATCCGGGCGAATACCTGAAAAACAAAGTAATAACCGGAACCGAGAATGTGCGTGAATCTATCGTTTTTCATGCCGGTACAGGCAATGATGGTGAAAACGTGATCACAACGGGCGG
- a CDS encoding acyl-CoA thioesterase, protein MEYSKTYVAKDEHIDVQEIMDGLYYPFYMEYCRHDYIREVLGFDFETEAKNGVFMVLSNYSISFLRSLKKGDEFKVTCELFADNSGAPKLHFKQSIILNNKVMTKAVFTGTCVPATGGRPYLPASVLEKIKDAPVLEV, encoded by the coding sequence ATGGAATATTCAAAAACCTACGTGGCGAAGGACGAGCATATAGATGTTCAGGAAATTATGGATGGTTTATACTACCCTTTTTATATGGAGTATTGCAGGCATGATTATATCAGGGAAGTACTTGGATTTGACTTTGAAACAGAGGCAAAAAATGGCGTATTCATGGTTTTATCAAACTATAGCATCAGCTTTTTAAGGTCGCTAAAAAAAGGCGATGAGTTTAAGGTTACCTGTGAGTTGTTTGCCGACAACTCTGGCGCCCCGAAACTGCATTTTAAACAGTCAATCATCCTAAACAATAAAGTAATGACCAAAGCGGTGTTTACCGGCACCTGCGTACCAGCCACAGGCGGCAGGCCATATTTGCCTGCATCGGTACTTGAAAAGATAAAGGACGCTCCGGTATTAGAAGTTTAA
- a CDS encoding alpha/beta hydrolase, with translation METQNTPNKPASVILTMSAGAQTPIDPQQDPHIESNVKAFLKVLNSGTGKPLEELSPKDARAVLTGAQESVKFDYSDITIDEKTITPDGEPIKLHIVKPAGASGVLPVFMFFHGGGWVLGDFPTHKRLVRDIVVASDAAAVFVNYTPSPEAQYPTAINQAYAATKWVAENGSEINVDNTRLAVVGNSVGGNMAAAVSLMAKDKKGPEIKLQVLLWPVTDANFETESYNKFATDRFLTKSVMKWFWDNYTTDPAKRKEIYASPLQATLDQLKGLPPAVIAVAENDVLRDEGEAYARKLDEAGVKVKSMRYNGMIHDWGLLNPIAHVPGTQAVMVQAGTEVKNALAK, from the coding sequence ATGGAAACTCAAAACACTCCCAACAAACCGGCCTCTGTTATTTTAACAATGAGTGCCGGGGCTCAAACCCCAATTGATCCTCAACAGGACCCTCACATTGAAAGTAATGTTAAAGCATTCTTAAAAGTATTAAATTCAGGTACAGGTAAACCACTCGAAGAACTTTCACCAAAAGATGCACGTGCTGTATTAACCGGAGCACAGGAATCTGTAAAATTTGATTATTCAGATATCACTATCGACGAAAAAACTATTACTCCTGATGGCGAGCCCATCAAATTACATATTGTTAAACCGGCCGGCGCAAGCGGTGTGTTACCTGTTTTCATGTTCTTTCACGGCGGTGGCTGGGTACTTGGCGATTTCCCTACCCACAAACGTTTGGTTCGTGATATTGTGGTAGCGTCAGATGCAGCCGCGGTATTTGTAAATTACACGCCATCGCCCGAAGCACAATACCCTACAGCAATAAACCAGGCTTATGCCGCTACCAAGTGGGTTGCCGAAAATGGCAGCGAAATTAATGTAGACAACACACGTTTGGCCGTTGTAGGTAACAGTGTAGGCGGTAATATGGCCGCTGCAGTTTCACTAATGGCTAAAGATAAAAAAGGCCCTGAAATTAAGTTACAGGTATTGTTATGGCCAGTGACCGATGCTAATTTTGAAACAGAATCATACAACAAATTTGCCACCGATCGTTTTCTGACCAAAAGTGTTATGAAATGGTTTTGGGATAATTACACTACCGACCCTGCCAAACGCAAAGAAATATATGCGTCGCCATTACAAGCTACACTCGACCAGTTAAAAGGACTACCCCCTGCTGTAATAGCGGTAGCCGAAAATGATGTATTGCGCGACGAAGGTGAAGCCTACGCCCGTAAACTCGATGAAGCTGGTGTTAAAGTAAAATCAATGCGTTACAACGGCATGATCCATGACTGGGGACTGCTTAACCCTATAGCTCATGTTCCCGGCACTCAGGCTGTCATGGTTCAGGCAGGTACCGAAGTTAAAAATGCACTCGCTAAATAA